A section of the Methanococcus vannielii SB genome encodes:
- a CDS encoding DegT/DnrJ/EryC1/StrS family aminotransferase codes for MIPIAKPLIGNEEISAVTEVLKSGMIAHGKEVELFEKEFCDYQCVKHGIAVSNGTVALDVALKALKIKSGDEVITTPFTFIASSNCILYQNAKPVFADIDEKTFNIDPNEVLEKINSKTKAIVAVHLYGQPADVKALREISNDHDLFLIEDAAQAHGAEFEQKKVGNFSDVSTFSFYPTKNMTTSEGGLILTNNPEIARISDLIRNHGQSEKYLHTELGHNFRMTNIQAAIGRVQLKKVESWTEKRIENAKMLSNGLKKVNGLKVPYVDKRVRHVFHQYVLKIEDDFKMSRDEFSKYLNNLGIGTGIHYPIPVNEQPIYKKLGYGSEIFKNASDAAKKVLSIPVHPSLSETELNYIIEKITEI; via the coding sequence ATGATACCAATTGCAAAACCACTAATCGGGAACGAAGAAATATCTGCCGTTACTGAAGTTTTAAAATCAGGAATGATTGCTCACGGAAAAGAAGTTGAATTATTCGAAAAAGAATTTTGTGACTATCAGTGTGTAAAACACGGTATTGCAGTTTCTAATGGAACTGTTGCACTTGACGTTGCATTAAAAGCATTGAAAATTAAATCTGGTGATGAAGTAATAACGACTCCTTTTACATTCATTGCGTCATCAAATTGTATACTATATCAAAATGCAAAACCTGTTTTCGCAGATATTGATGAAAAAACATTTAACATTGACCCAAACGAAGTTTTAGAAAAAATTAATTCAAAAACAAAGGCAATAGTTGCGGTTCATCTCTATGGGCAACCTGCGGATGTAAAAGCACTTCGTGAAATTTCTAATGACCATGACCTATTTTTAATTGAAGATGCAGCCCAAGCTCATGGCGCAGAATTTGAACAGAAAAAAGTTGGAAATTTTTCAGATGTTTCAACCTTTAGTTTTTATCCTACAAAAAACATGACTACAAGTGAAGGGGGATTAATTTTAACAAATAATCCTGAAATAGCAAGAATTTCAGATTTAATTCGAAACCACGGCCAATCAGAAAAATATCTTCATACAGAATTGGGCCATAATTTTAGAATGACAAATATTCAAGCTGCAATTGGTAGAGTTCAGTTAAAAAAAGTTGAAAGTTGGACTGAAAAAAGAATAGAAAATGCAAAAATGCTATCAAACGGGTTAAAAAAAGTAAATGGGTTAAAAGTGCCATATGTTGATAAACGGGTAAGGCACGTATTTCACCAGTACGTTTTAAAGATTGAAGACGACTTTAAAATGTCACGTGATGAATTTTCAAAGTATTTAAATAATTTAGGAATAGGAACTGGAATTCATTATCCAATACCTGTAAATGAACAGCCAATTTATAAAAAATTAGGATACGGCAGTGAAATTTTTAAAAATGCGTCAGATGCGGCTAAAAAAGTATTAAGTATTCCAGTTCACCCTAGTTTATCTGAAACTGAATTAAATTATATAATAGAAAAAATTACTGAAATTTAA
- a CDS encoding acyltransferase, which translates to MSIQIHETAIVETDDIGENTKIWHFVHVRNNSIIGKNCNIGKGVYVDSNVKIGNNVKIQNNVSIYNGVLVEDDVFLGPHMVFTNDFYPRAFNNNWKITNTLVKKGASIGANSTIICGITIGSYSMVGSGSVVTKSVPDYGLVYGNPAKLKGFVCSCGKKLTELIEKNEKSIIYKCNDCEKKIEIIINNYDI; encoded by the coding sequence ATGTCTATTCAGATTCACGAAACTGCAATAGTTGAAACAGATGATATTGGGGAAAATACAAAAATCTGGCATTTTGTACATGTTAGAAATAATTCAATAATCGGTAAAAATTGCAATATTGGAAAAGGAGTATATGTTGATTCAAACGTAAAAATTGGAAATAACGTAAAAATTCAAAATAATGTTTCCATATATAATGGCGTTTTAGTTGAAGACGATGTTTTTTTAGGGCCACATATGGTATTTACCAATGATTTTTACCCAAGAGCATTTAATAATAATTGGAAAATTACAAATACACTTGTAAAAAAGGGTGCATCAATTGGTGCAAATTCAACAATTATATGCGGAATAACCATTGGAAGTTATTCAATGGTTGGGTCTGGGTCAGTTGTTACAAAATCTGTTCCAGATTATGGCTTAGTTTATGGAAATCCTGCAAAATTAAAAGGTTTTGTTTGTAGTTGCGGTAAAAAACTAACTGAGTTAATTGAAAAAAATGAAAAATCTATAATCTATAAATGTAATGATTGCGAAAAAAAAATAGAGATAATTATAAATAATTACGATATTTAA
- a CDS encoding beta-class carbonic anhydrase: MIKSTLKIFFYTRYFNVLSGGYTLKSAKPKKKLAIVTCMDTRLVNFLPKKLGIEQGDAKLIQNAGNIITEDVIRSLVVSIYLLGVEKITVVGHTDCGMAAANFEDVRNKMVERGANPNFTPDFEAWLGRMTCEKRNVIEGVELLKTHPAIPKDIVVEGYIIDLESEVLERII; encoded by the coding sequence ATGATTAAATCTACTTTAAAAATATTTTTTTATACTAGATATTTCAATGTATTATCTGGAGGTTATACATTGAAGAGCGCAAAACCAAAGAAAAAACTTGCAATTGTAACCTGTATGGATACTAGACTTGTAAATTTCCTTCCAAAAAAGCTTGGAATAGAACAAGGCGATGCAAAACTGATTCAAAATGCAGGAAACATCATAACTGAAGATGTAATTAGATCTTTAGTAGTTTCAATCTACCTTTTAGGTGTTGAAAAAATAACTGTTGTTGGACATACTGACTGCGGGATGGCTGCTGCAAATTTTGAAGACGTTAGAAATAAAATGGTTGAAAGAGGAGCAAATCCAAATTTCACGCCTGATTTTGAAGCATGGCTTGGAAGGATGACGTGTGAAAAAAGAAACGTCATAGAAGGCGTTGAACTTTTAAAAACGCATCCTGCAATTCCAAAGGATATCGTAGTTGAAGGGTATATTATTGACCTTGAGTCAGAAGTCCTTGAACGTATAATCTAA
- a CDS encoding ZIP family metal transporter, which yields MSSLENYSPVLLALFATLFTWFMTALGAFMVFFTKEINREFLDTSLGFTAGIMLAASFWSLLSPAIEMSEHLGIFGLILVGIGFLSGGLFLSGLDKIIPHLHRGLSYNEAEGIKTTWHKNRLMLLAVTLHNIPEGLAVGVLFGALSFEFSNSALISAIALTIGMGIQNFPEGLAVSFPLRGEGLSRKKSFYYGQLSAVVEPIFGVIGALMVTFFTQLLPFSLSFAAGAMVFVVIEEIIPECYIHGNIDKATIAAIFGFTLMMILDVALG from the coding sequence ATGAGCTCTTTAGAAAACTATTCTCCGGTACTTTTAGCACTCTTTGCAACGTTATTTACATGGTTTATGACTGCATTAGGGGCTTTTATGGTATTTTTTACTAAAGAAATTAACAGGGAATTTTTAGATACGTCTTTAGGGTTTACTGCAGGAATAATGCTTGCTGCAAGTTTTTGGTCATTGCTTTCTCCGGCAATTGAAATGTCAGAACATTTAGGTATTTTTGGATTAATTTTGGTAGGTATCGGGTTTTTATCAGGGGGACTTTTTTTAAGCGGACTTGATAAAATAATTCCACATTTACACAGAGGTCTTTCATATAACGAAGCTGAAGGAATAAAAACAACATGGCATAAAAACCGCTTGATGCTTTTGGCAGTAACTCTTCATAATATTCCAGAAGGACTTGCAGTTGGAGTATTATTTGGAGCACTTTCTTTTGAATTTTCAAATTCAGCACTAATAAGTGCAATTGCGCTTACAATTGGAATGGGTATACAAAATTTCCCGGAAGGACTTGCGGTTAGTTTTCCATTACGGGGGGAAGGACTTAGTAGAAAAAAAAGTTTTTATTATGGTCAACTTTCGGCAGTTGTTGAACCTATTTTTGGTGTAATAGGGGCATTAATGGTAACATTTTTTACACAACTCCTCCCCTTTTCTTTAAGTTTTGCTGCTGGGGCAATGGTATTTGTTGTTATCGAAGAAATAATTCCAGAATGCTATATTCATGGAAATATCGATAAAGCAACAATTGCAGCTATTTTTGGTTTTACATTAATGATGATTTTAGACGTTGCACTTGGATAA
- the dps gene encoding DNA protection during starvation protein, translating to MAKVTREMVENAGINVDELLRLLVNNAAAELTTFYYYTILRVNLIGLFGEGIKEIAETARIEDRNHFEALVPRIYELGGSLPKNMKDFHDISGCPPAYLPEDITDVNKLLNVLVEAERCAVRQYTNICNITYGKDHRTYDLALAILNEEIQHESWFSEFLGEGPSGHFLRRGNTSPFVSKFLE from the coding sequence ATGGCAAAAGTAACTCGTGAAATGGTTGAAAATGCAGGAATCAACGTAGACGAACTTTTAAGGCTTTTAGTAAACAATGCAGCAGCAGAATTAACAACATTTTATTACTATACGATACTTAGAGTTAATTTGATAGGCCTCTTTGGAGAAGGAATAAAGGAAATTGCTGAAACTGCTAGAATAGAAGATAGAAATCATTTTGAAGCACTTGTTCCAAGAATATATGAACTTGGAGGAAGCTTACCTAAAAATATGAAGGATTTTCACGATATATCGGGATGTCCTCCAGCGTATTTACCAGAAGACATTACTGACGTTAATAAATTATTAAACGTCCTTGTTGAAGCTGAAAGATGTGCTGTAAGACAATATACTAATATATGTAATATTACATATGGAAAAGACCATAGAACATACGACTTAGCATTGGCCATATTAAATGAGGAAATTCAGCATGAATCGTGGTTTTCAGAATTTTTAGGAGAAGGCCCGTCAGGACATTTTTTAAGAAGGGGAAATACTTCGCCATTTGTTTCTAAGTTTTTAGAATAA
- the asnB gene encoding asparagine synthase (glutamine-hydrolyzing): MCSISGIIAKDGESTNGRVLINNLSKHCINMMKMLKHRGPDSSGIILDGNVYYFNSFENTDLDFDGTFRLGISHNRLAIVGTTIQPISNHDKSIWIVCNGEIYNHVKLRENLATEHEFKTDSDSEVIIHSYEDELVDILDGDYAYALYNKEKNLLELRRDLMGVKPLFYLNRKDYFAFSSEKKALFYCLMEIEGMDFYSAFNFNEIHRVNPNSRIIYELNENSYYIEDNLEKINSNYFEGVNYEKCKDELENALLESVLKRVNGIEKVGIIYSGGVDSTLISKIASEFSNVTLYSVGTKDSEDLIYAERAAIEMGLKFRKKIILKEDYEKYLLSVAQAIDELDVMKLSVGIPIYVASQMAKEDGITVVLSGQGADELFAGYHRYKRIYDENGEEYLKESIKKDVYNIYRANLERDDHVTMANGVELRVPFLDKKVVEVSLSIPVKYKIEGQGKKILREIALKYIPEYIAERPKKAAQYGSGSEKMVYSVSKDYGYSKKEISKFFENVLIEKIRF; this comes from the coding sequence ATGTGTTCTATAAGCGGAATTATTGCAAAAGACGGCGAAAGTACAAATGGCCGTGTTCTTATAAATAATCTTTCTAAACATTGCATAAATATGATGAAAATGCTAAAACACCGTGGGCCAGATAGTTCTGGAATAATCCTTGATGGTAACGTTTACTATTTTAATAGTTTTGAAAATACGGATTTAGACTTTGATGGAACATTTAGACTTGGAATTTCACATAACAGACTTGCCATAGTTGGAACTACAATTCAGCCAATTTCAAATCATGATAAATCAATATGGATTGTTTGTAACGGTGAAATATATAACCACGTTAAATTAAGGGAAAATTTAGCTACTGAACACGAATTTAAAACGGACAGTGATTCAGAAGTTATTATTCATTCATATGAGGATGAATTAGTGGATATTCTTGATGGGGATTATGCATATGCCCTATACAATAAAGAAAAAAATTTATTAGAACTTAGGCGGGATTTAATGGGTGTAAAACCGCTTTTTTATCTCAATAGAAAAGATTATTTTGCATTTTCTTCTGAAAAAAAAGCACTATTTTACTGTCTTATGGAAATTGAAGGAATGGATTTTTACAGTGCATTTAATTTTAATGAAATACATCGGGTAAACCCTAATTCACGTATAATTTACGAATTAAACGAAAATAGCTATTATATTGAAGATAATCTTGAAAAGATAAATTCAAACTATTTTGAAGGTGTAAATTATGAAAAATGTAAGGATGAACTTGAAAATGCACTTTTAGAATCTGTATTAAAGCGTGTAAACGGGATTGAAAAAGTAGGAATTATCTATTCAGGTGGTGTTGATAGCACCCTTATATCAAAAATAGCATCAGAATTTTCAAATGTAACACTTTACTCCGTTGGAACAAAAGACTCTGAAGATTTAATTTATGCCGAGCGTGCTGCAATTGAAATGGGCCTAAAATTCAGGAAAAAAATTATTTTAAAAGAAGATTACGAAAAATACCTTTTAAGCGTTGCACAGGCAATTGATGAACTAGACGTAATGAAATTGAGTGTTGGAATTCCAATATATGTTGCATCACAAATGGCAAAAGAAGATGGAATAACTGTTGTACTGTCGGGTCAAGGTGCAGATGAATTATTTGCAGGATATCATCGATACAAAAGAATATATGATGAAAATGGCGAAGAATATTTAAAAGAATCGATAAAAAAAGATGTTTATAATATTTATAGGGCAAATCTTGAACGGGATGACCACGTAACAATGGCAAACGGCGTTGAATTGAGGGTTCCATTTTTAGATAAAAAGGTAGTTGAAGTTTCGCTTTCAATTCCTGTTAAGTATAAAATTGAAGGCCAAGGAAAGAAGATACTTAGAGAAATCGCTTTAAAATACATTCCAGAGTATATTGCAGAAAGACCGAAAAAAGCCGCACAGTATGGAAGTGGCAGTGAAAAAATGGTTTACAGTGTTTCAAAAGATTATGGCTATTCAAAAAAAGAAATATCTAAATTTTTTGAAAACGTATTGATTGAGAAAATAAGATTTTAA
- a CDS encoding dihydroorotate dehydrogenase electron transfer subunit translates to MEKPVMCRIIDIKEESPSVKTYFLDRDFDFKPGQFGMVWIPGVDEKPFGFSSKNSISVAMVGEFTKKMHSLKIGDLLGIRGPYGNNFESIGDKILAVSGGIGSAPIISTIEAFSKLGISITSIIGGRTKEELLFLERFQNCGTVYPCTDDCSFGFHGFTTEKMEELLSKEKYDMIITCGPEIMMKKVIKIAEKYDVPVQLSLERYMKCGIGICGQCAVDNEGLCICKDGPVFWDNKLKFISEFGEYKRDASGAVFR, encoded by the coding sequence ATGGAAAAACCCGTGATGTGTAGAATCATAGATATTAAAGAGGAAAGCCCGTCTGTAAAAACCTATTTTTTAGATAGGGATTTTGATTTTAAACCGGGACAATTTGGAATGGTGTGGATTCCAGGCGTAGATGAAAAGCCATTTGGATTTTCGAGTAAAAACTCAATAAGCGTTGCCATGGTTGGAGAATTTACAAAAAAGATGCATTCCTTAAAAATAGGGGATTTATTGGGGATTAGAGGCCCATATGGAAATAATTTTGAAAGTATTGGTGACAAAATACTTGCAGTTTCAGGCGGAATTGGAAGTGCACCGATTATTTCCACAATTGAAGCATTTTCAAAACTTGGAATTTCAATAACATCTATAATTGGCGGTAGAACTAAAGAAGAACTTTTATTTTTGGAACGTTTCCAAAACTGCGGAACAGTTTACCCCTGTACTGATGACTGTAGTTTTGGGTTTCACGGGTTTACGACTGAAAAAATGGAAGAACTACTTTCAAAAGAAAAATATGACATGATAATTACTTGCGGCCCTGAAATTATGATGAAAAAGGTCATTAAAATTGCTGAAAAATATGATGTACCTGTTCAATTATCCTTGGAACGATACATGAAGTGCGGAATTGGAATATGTGGTCAATGTGCGGTTGATAATGAAGGACTATGCATATGTAAAGATGGCCCGGTATTTTGGGATAACAAACTTAAATTTATTTCCGAATTTGGAGAATATAAAAGGGATGCAAGTGGTGCAGTTTTTAGATAA
- a CDS encoding adenosylhomocysteinase, with protein MSRVKDMNLAKAGHLKMNWAKQHMPVLGLIQEEFKKEKPFEGLTIGMALHLEAKTAILAETLMEGGAKIVITGCNPLSTQDDVAAACVEKGMEVYAWRGETNEEYYENLNLVLDSNPDIIIDDGADLIFLIHTKRPELIGKIIGGCEETTTGVIRLKAMAEEGALKFPVVNVNDAYTKHMFDNRYGTGQSAIDGIIRTTNMLIAGKNIVVAGYGWCGRGVASRASGHGANVIITEINPIRALEAKMDGFTVLKMEEAAKVGDIFVTTTGCKDIIRMEHFLLMKEGAVLSNAGHFDNEINKCDLKELSKSVKEVRYNIEEYDLKNKKIYLLGEGRLVNLACADGHPCEVMDMSFANQALSAKFIKENSGKLKNQVYEIPYEQDVKIASIKLTSMDTQIDELSPEQRKYLCDWKEGT; from the coding sequence TTGAGTAGAGTTAAAGATATGAATCTTGCTAAGGCAGGTCATTTAAAAATGAACTGGGCAAAACAACACATGCCTGTTTTAGGACTTATTCAAGAAGAATTTAAGAAAGAAAAACCATTTGAAGGACTTACTATTGGAATGGCACTTCATTTAGAAGCTAAAACTGCGATTTTGGCAGAAACCTTGATGGAAGGGGGAGCAAAAATTGTAATTACTGGCTGTAACCCCTTATCAACACAAGATGATGTTGCTGCTGCATGCGTAGAAAAAGGAATGGAAGTTTACGCTTGGAGAGGCGAAACTAATGAAGAATACTACGAAAACTTAAATTTAGTTCTTGATTCAAACCCTGACATAATAATTGATGATGGTGCAGACCTTATTTTTTTGATACATACAAAAAGGCCCGAACTTATTGGAAAAATTATTGGGGGATGCGAAGAAACAACAACTGGGGTCATTAGATTAAAAGCAATGGCTGAAGAAGGGGCTTTAAAGTTTCCCGTAGTTAATGTAAATGATGCATATACAAAACACATGTTTGATAATCGTTACGGAACCGGTCAAAGTGCAATTGATGGGATAATTCGGACTACAAATATGCTAATTGCAGGTAAAAATATTGTTGTTGCAGGATATGGCTGGTGTGGAAGAGGCGTTGCATCAAGAGCATCAGGACATGGGGCAAACGTTATTATTACAGAAATAAATCCTATAAGGGCCCTTGAAGCTAAAATGGATGGATTTACCGTGTTAAAAATGGAAGAAGCTGCAAAAGTTGGGGATATTTTTGTAACTACAACCGGATGTAAAGATATTATCCGGATGGAACACTTCCTTTTAATGAAAGAGGGTGCGGTTTTATCAAATGCTGGACATTTTGATAATGAAATAAACAAATGCGACCTAAAAGAGCTTTCAAAATCTGTTAAAGAAGTTAGATATAATATTGAAGAATACGATTTAAAGAACAAAAAAATCTACTTACTTGGCGAAGGAAGACTTGTAAATTTAGCATGTGCAGATGGTCATCCTTGTGAAGTTATGGACATGAGTTTTGCAAATCAGGCTTTAAGTGCAAAGTTTATCAAGGAAAACTCTGGAAAACTTAAAAATCAAGTTTATGAAATTCCTTATGAACAGGATGTAAAAATAGCTTCAATAAAACTAACATCAATGGATACCCAAATAGATGAACTTTCGCCAGAGCAAAGGAAGTATTTATGTGATTGGAAGGAAGGAACATAA
- a CDS encoding ribonuclease P protein component 4, which yields MKLKKKFLEKSKNIANERIDILMNFAQKELRCEKKERSKNYVLLSKKIAMRMRMPFPKEWRRRICKNCGSFLIYGKNSSVRIKSKNYSHVVITCLECKHIFRIPIKKSK from the coding sequence ATGAAACTAAAAAAGAAATTTTTAGAAAAATCAAAAAACATAGCAAATGAAAGAATAGATATTTTGATGAATTTCGCTCAAAAAGAACTTAGATGTGAAAAAAAAGAACGTTCAAAAAATTATGTATTATTGAGTAAAAAAATTGCAATGAGAATGAGAATGCCCTTCCCAAAAGAATGGCGTCGAAGAATATGCAAAAATTGTGGCTCTTTTTTAATATATGGTAAAAATTCAAGTGTTAGAATTAAGTCAAAAAATTATTCTCACGTTGTTATAACCTGTCTTGAATGTAAACACATTTTTAGAATTCCAATTAAAAAATCCAAGTAA
- the dapB gene encoding 4-hydroxy-tetrahydrodipicolinate reductase has translation MVKVAVTGALGRMGSGIIQKILETEGLNVVAAIDIPNHPKKGHDIGELIGIGKLGVNLSTSDELESVLKSSGAEVLVDFTAPAPCVNTAKIASKCGVNLVIGTTGFTKEQKDEMEKAIFENKVAATISQNYAVGVNIFFKTLELLAQKLGEYDIEIVEMHHKFKKDAPSGTALRAAEIIQENLNRNSNLIYGREGITGERTKEEICIHALRGGDVVGDHTVIFANDGERLELSHKASSRQSFIAGVILAIKFVGTKKEGIFNTFDVLGLN, from the coding sequence ATGGTTAAAGTAGCAGTTACAGGGGCTCTTGGTAGAATGGGAAGTGGCATTATACAAAAAATTTTAGAAACAGAAGGACTTAATGTTGTTGCTGCAATTGATATTCCAAATCACCCTAAAAAAGGTCACGATATTGGGGAATTAATCGGTATTGGAAAATTAGGAGTAAATTTAAGCACTTCAGACGAACTTGAAAGTGTTTTAAAAAGTTCCGGTGCAGAAGTACTTGTTGATTTTACAGCGCCTGCACCTTGTGTTAATACTGCAAAAATTGCATCAAAATGCGGTGTTAATTTAGTTATTGGAACGACAGGATTTACAAAAGAGCAAAAAGATGAAATGGAAAAAGCAATTTTTGAAAATAAGGTTGCTGCAACAATTTCCCAAAACTATGCTGTTGGAGTTAATATTTTCTTTAAAACACTCGAACTTTTAGCACAAAAACTTGGTGAGTATGATATCGAAATCGTAGAAATGCACCACAAGTTCAAAAAAGATGCACCAAGTGGAACTGCATTAAGGGCTGCTGAAATAATTCAGGAAAATTTAAACAGAAACTCAAATTTAATCTACGGGCGAGAAGGGATTACTGGCGAAAGAACTAAAGAAGAAATATGCATTCATGCTTTAAGGGGCGGTGACGTTGTCGGGGATCACACCGTAATTTTTGCAAATGATGGGGAAAGGCTTGAATTGTCCCATAAAGCAAGTAGTAGGCAATCATTTATAGCCGGCGTTATTCTTGCAATAAAATTCGTTGGAACTAAAAAAGAAGGTATTTTCAATACTTTTGATGTTTTAGGCCTCAATTAG
- the trmY gene encoding tRNA (pseudouridine(54)-N(1))-methyltransferase TrmY, with amino-acid sequence MKEFIIKANKAVTNGEINLKDLPGSSGRLDLICRCVNSAFFLSHDLRRDTIFYSVNYGNPNPPVALKFIGDELKRLSPDERSIAMFIQKALSKDASEIWKESTSGIYYSNHEFKEIILEKKNSGKKIFYLHLNGKPLENFDFKNESDVVFILGDHIGLSKEDEEFLEEIGAEQISLSPLELHADHCIILVHNVLDRLK; translated from the coding sequence TTGAAAGAATTTATAATTAAAGCTAACAAAGCAGTAACTAACGGAGAAATCAATTTAAAAGATCTTCCAGGAAGTTCAGGGAGGCTTGATTTAATATGTCGCTGTGTAAACAGTGCATTCTTCCTTTCTCACGATCTTAGGAGAGATACTATTTTTTATAGTGTTAATTATGGAAACCCAAATCCACCTGTTGCATTAAAGTTTATTGGTGACGAATTAAAAAGATTAAGTCCTGATGAGAGAAGTATTGCAATGTTTATACAAAAAGCACTTTCTAAAGATGCTTCAGAAATATGGAAAGAAAGTACCTCTGGAATTTACTATTCAAATCATGAATTTAAAGAAATTATTCTTGAAAAAAAAAATAGTGGGAAAAAAATATTTTACCTGCATTTAAATGGTAAACCGCTTGAAAATTTTGATTTTAAAAACGAGAGTGATGTTGTTTTTATTCTTGGTGACCATATTGGACTTTCTAAGGAGGATGAAGAGTTTCTTGAAGAAATAGGTGCAGAACAGATTTCACTGTCCCCCTTAGAACTGCATGCTGATCACTGTATAATACTTGTTCATAATGTCTTAGATAGGTTAAAATGA
- a CDS encoding chemotaxis protein CheW: MDDVPKVVVFKLSSNEYGLRVNEVREVLKLQDITSLPNTPSYIVGVTNIRGEIMPIIDLRKKLNLFEDNLDEAASEKLVMVIEIDKIPVGILVDSVSDVMQISSKQIETIEGIKKNASGEYIEGIAKIGNRLIIILNIKNLIDPQEF; this comes from the coding sequence ATGGATGACGTTCCAAAAGTAGTAGTTTTTAAGTTATCAAGTAATGAATACGGTTTAAGAGTAAATGAAGTTAGAGAAGTTTTAAAATTACAAGACATTACTTCACTTCCAAATACTCCAAGTTATATTGTTGGCGTTACAAACATTCGTGGGGAAATAATGCCAATTATTGACTTAAGAAAAAAATTAAACCTTTTTGAAGATAATTTAGATGAAGCAGCGTCTGAAAAACTTGTAATGGTAATTGAAATTGATAAAATTCCAGTAGGAATTTTAGTTGATTCAGTAAGTGACGTTATGCAGATTTCATCAAAACAGATTGAAACTATTGAAGGAATTAAGAAAAATGCAAGTGGGGAATATATCGAAGGAATTGCAAAAATTGGAAACCGTTTAATAATTATTTTAAATATTAAGAATTTAATTGACCCACAAGAATTTTAA
- a CDS encoding protein-glutamate methylesterase/protein-glutamine glutaminase has product MKKIKVLIVDDSAFMRKVLEDILSSDNEIEVVATAKDGKEAIELTKKLEPHVITMDVEMPILNGLEATKSIMESKPTPIVMLSAITKEGSEATLKAMDYGAVDVIEKPSGSVSLDIRKIGEDIITNVKSASKSTVKSNSIRFLKNEDKNQNIVAEKSLEKISGIALEKLNSMAILIGSSTGGPPVVSDIISSLPKGMPPIFVVQHMPRGFTKVFAERMNTVSKLTVKEAEHGELVKSDHVYVAPGDTQMLLQKRGGNAYISIDENMPKVHGTRPTVDITAEYVVKVYGRNTVGVILTGIGKDGANGLKQIKSIGGYTIAQDKDSCVIYGMPKTAIEMNVIDVVLNPSKIPEEIIKFSKKIVG; this is encoded by the coding sequence ATGAAAAAAATAAAGGTTCTAATTGTTGACGACTCTGCATTCATGAGAAAGGTTTTAGAAGACATCTTAAGTTCTGACAACGAAATAGAAGTAGTTGCAACTGCAAAAGATGGTAAAGAAGCAATTGAACTTACAAAAAAGTTAGAGCCTCATGTAATTACGATGGACGTTGAAATGCCCATTTTAAATGGATTAGAAGCTACAAAATCGATCATGGAATCTAAACCAACACCAATAGTAATGCTTTCTGCTATAACTAAAGAAGGTTCAGAAGCAACATTAAAAGCAATGGATTATGGTGCAGTCGATGTTATTGAAAAACCATCTGGCTCAGTATCGTTAGATATTCGAAAAATTGGCGAAGATATCATAACTAATGTTAAATCTGCATCTAAATCAACAGTTAAGTCCAATTCAATTCGATTTTTAAAAAATGAAGATAAAAATCAGAACATAGTAGCTGAAAAATCTCTTGAAAAAATTTCAGGAATTGCTCTTGAAAAATTAAACAGTATGGCAATATTAATCGGTTCGTCTACTGGAGGGCCCCCCGTTGTTTCTGATATTATATCTAGTCTTCCAAAAGGAATGCCCCCTATATTTGTAGTTCAACATATGCCAAGAGGATTTACAAAAGTCTTTGCAGAAAGAATGAATACTGTTTCTAAATTAACTGTTAAAGAAGCTGAACACGGGGAACTTGTAAAATCTGACCACGTTTACGTAGCGCCCGGTGACACACAAATGCTCCTTCAAAAACGTGGTGGAAACGCCTATATTTCAATTGATGAAAATATGCCAAAAGTACATGGTACAAGGCCAACAGTTGATATTACTGCAGAATACGTTGTAAAAGTATATGGGCGAAATACTGTAGGAGTAATTTTAACAGGAATTGGAAAAGATGGTGCAAATGGATTAAAACAGATCAAATCTATTGGGGGGTATACTATTGCACAGGATAAAGATTCTTGCGTAATTTATGGAATGCCTAAAACCGCAATTGAAATGAATGTAATTGATGTAGTTTTAAATCCTTCAAAAATTCCTGAAGAAATTATTAAATTTTCCAAAAAAATAGTGGGCTGA